In the genome of Bacteroidota bacterium, one region contains:
- a CDS encoding response regulator gives MDIYQKEILLVEDNPNDAKLVIMALKQDKVANNIIHVKDGEEALDFIFSKGSFSDRSTDNFPCLILLDLKMPKVDGIEVLQKIKADNLTKNIPVVIFTSSREDPDIKKCYELGVNSYIVKPMEFDQFAKVVKEVGFYWVLINQLPNP, from the coding sequence ATGGATATTTACCAAAAAGAGATTCTTCTTGTAGAAGACAATCCAAATGATGCAAAACTTGTTATTATGGCCCTTAAACAAGACAAAGTGGCCAATAATATTATACATGTTAAAGACGGAGAAGAGGCCTTGGATTTTATCTTTTCCAAAGGGTCTTTTTCTGATAGAAGTACCGATAATTTCCCTTGTTTAATATTATTAGATCTTAAAATGCCCAAAGTGGATGGCATTGAAGTGTTGCAAAAGATAAAAGCAGATAACCTCACAAAAAATATTCCCGTAGTAATTTTTACATCTTCAAGGGAAGATCCCGATATTAAAAAATGCTATGAATTGGGAGTAAATAGCTACATTGTAAAGCCAATGGAATTTGATCAGTTTGCAAAAGTTGTAAAAGAGGTCGGGTTTTACTGGGTTTTGATTAATCAATTGCCAAATCCTTAA